The Halobellus sp. MBLA0158 genome has a window encoding:
- a CDS encoding VOC family protein has translation MRLVHAALWVSDLDRSLAFYEALGMEAGLSYARDGVENVYVGDGEESLQLKHDPDREREIAPDRTAVDHVSFAVEDLDATVDAAVEAGGSIVTAPTHVAEADSAFAFVADPDGHTLEFIEGL, from the coding sequence ATGCGACTTGTACACGCGGCGCTGTGGGTCTCTGACCTCGATCGCTCCCTGGCGTTCTACGAGGCGCTCGGGATGGAGGCGGGCTTGTCCTACGCGAGGGACGGCGTCGAGAACGTCTACGTCGGCGACGGCGAGGAGTCGCTCCAACTCAAGCACGACCCCGACCGCGAGCGCGAGATCGCGCCGGACCGCACCGCCGTCGATCACGTCTCCTTCGCCGTCGAGGACCTCGATGCGACCGTCGACGCGGCGGTCGAAGCCGGCGGGTCGATCGTGACCGCGCCGACCCACGTCGCGGAGGCCGATTCCGCGTTCGCGTTCGTCGCGGACCCGGACGGTCACACCCTCGAATTCATCGAGGGCCTGTGA
- a CDS encoding MATE family efflux transporter: MSRSRRFGSTLARTLADAGVIQEPHFHATVDLAWPRVVTGFAIMSKRTVDLALVGLVLGPTAVAGLTLANAFWMVAKFLAIGLAGGTVSLVSQNYGGGDEARATAVVRMSVLLSVLVGIPVVAFFGLAAEPLVALLGGDAASIGYGATYLAVVAPGLFFEYLNLIASRTYAGVGDTVTPMAIRAGGAVANIALSATFVLGLDMGVAGAALGTALATALVTVVFAWGMTGRSYVRGRGASPVPLTLSRPLFDRDLLKQIAEVSTPLVARRAAQGLVVFPLLAIAATFGPVAVAAIGVGRQVRSLLGSFTWGFSIAASTLVGQELGAGEEGEAEAYGWGIIRLSLLVYVVAAAAVVVFADPIAGIFVDEPAHRALSALFVRVAAVSVIALGIDGSVTGALRGAGDTRVPFVSALAGLYLVALPAAWLGTVVPALGIGGLLVALLAEKAVPMAVNLWRFRTNRWKVVSRGYRPDPSD; encoded by the coding sequence GTGTCTCGCTCCCGCCGTTTCGGATCGACGCTGGCCCGCACGCTGGCCGACGCGGGCGTCATCCAGGAGCCGCACTTCCACGCGACCGTCGACCTGGCGTGGCCGCGGGTCGTCACCGGCTTCGCGATTATGTCCAAGCGGACGGTCGACCTCGCGCTCGTCGGCCTGGTGCTCGGGCCGACGGCCGTCGCCGGGCTGACGCTCGCCAACGCCTTCTGGATGGTCGCGAAGTTCCTCGCGATCGGCCTCGCGGGCGGGACCGTCTCGCTCGTCTCCCAGAACTACGGCGGCGGCGACGAGGCCCGCGCGACCGCCGTCGTCCGGATGAGCGTCCTCCTCTCGGTGCTCGTCGGGATTCCGGTGGTGGCGTTCTTCGGGCTCGCCGCAGAGCCGCTCGTCGCGCTGCTCGGCGGCGACGCGGCCAGTATCGGCTACGGCGCGACCTACCTCGCGGTCGTCGCCCCCGGGCTGTTCTTCGAGTACCTGAACCTGATCGCCAGCCGGACCTACGCGGGCGTCGGCGACACCGTCACCCCGATGGCGATCCGGGCCGGCGGCGCCGTCGCCAACATCGCGCTGTCGGCGACGTTCGTCCTCGGACTGGATATGGGCGTCGCGGGCGCGGCGCTCGGCACCGCGCTGGCGACGGCGCTCGTGACGGTCGTCTTCGCGTGGGGGATGACCGGCCGCTCGTACGTCCGCGGGCGCGGCGCCAGCCCCGTTCCGCTCACGCTCTCGCGGCCGCTCTTCGACCGCGACCTCCTCAAGCAGATCGCCGAGGTCTCGACGCCGCTCGTGGCCCGGCGGGCCGCCCAGGGGCTCGTCGTCTTTCCCCTCCTGGCGATCGCGGCGACGTTCGGGCCCGTCGCGGTCGCGGCCATCGGCGTCGGCCGCCAGGTGCGGTCGCTCCTCGGGAGCTTCACCTGGGGCTTTTCGATCGCGGCCTCGACGCTCGTCGGCCAGGAGTTGGGCGCGGGCGAGGAGGGCGAAGCCGAGGCGTACGGCTGGGGGATCATCCGCCTCTCGCTTCTGGTCTACGTCGTCGCCGCCGCCGCGGTCGTCGTCTTCGCGGACCCGATCGCCGGCATCTTCGTCGACGAGCCCGCCCATCGGGCGCTGTCGGCGCTGTTCGTCCGCGTCGCGGCCGTCAGCGTGATCGCGCTCGGCATCGACGGCTCGGTCACGGGCGCGCTCCGCGGCGCGGGCGACACCCGCGTGCCGTTCGTCTCGGCGCTCGCCGGCCTGTACCTGGTCGCGCTGCCCGCGGCGTGGCTCGGCACGGTCGTCCCGGCGCTCGGCATCGGCGGCCTGCTCGTCGCGCTCCTGGCCGAAAAGGCGGTCCCGATGGCGGTGAACCTCTGGCGGTTCCGCACGAACCGCTGGAAGGTCGTCAGCCGGGGGTACCGGCCGGATCCGAGCGACTGA
- a CDS encoding BCCT family transporter: MRTGTKSLKRFVDELDSVVFGVGFSVSLVAILVFFLNPDASAARMGQINEYLWTEFMWVYVGTMFLMVTFSLWLMFGRWGDIKLGRPDDDPEFSLLSFFSMMFSAGIAAGIVFWGPAEALAHYESVPPLIGAEPGTSAAAVGAIQYTLFHWGISYWVPYLIVALPIAYYAFRKDAPMRVSTLIAPFVGVDNLDGFWAKTIDVLAVFATIGGIATTLGFVGRQFLTGLEYTAGVSLGDAGTVLVITGLTVAFTASVALGVKKGIARISLFNMAVFAGLAVVTFLLGPTNYIMNTGLQAVGGYFGEFLTMSLYTNATGTGEWVGNWTVFYWAWVFSWAPFGGLFVARISKGRTIRQVVATALIGATASTIPWFLTMGGSAIFFERNDIAPMLEMVDQYGVSVSGFPLFGALPFGEGLAAVFMLLVVTFFVTSADSSTLALGMLTTGGKQHPSTINRIIWGGLMGGLASLLIVGGGIDALRSSAIITGFPFALISVVAIGGMAWEFQTVSPLLSSDPDSATGESNDPARVSATTTDDD; this comes from the coding sequence ATGCGTACGGGAACAAAGAGCCTGAAACGGTTCGTAGATGAACTCGATTCCGTGGTGTTCGGTGTCGGGTTCTCGGTATCGCTCGTTGCTATACTCGTCTTCTTCCTGAATCCGGACGCCTCCGCGGCTCGGATGGGGCAGATAAACGAGTACCTCTGGACGGAGTTTATGTGGGTGTACGTCGGGACGATGTTCCTGATGGTGACGTTCAGCCTCTGGCTGATGTTCGGTCGCTGGGGCGACATCAAACTCGGCAGGCCCGACGACGACCCGGAGTTCAGTCTGCTGTCGTTCTTCTCGATGATGTTCTCGGCGGGCATCGCCGCCGGCATCGTCTTCTGGGGACCGGCGGAGGCACTGGCTCACTACGAGAGCGTGCCGCCGCTGATCGGCGCCGAGCCCGGGACCTCGGCGGCGGCGGTCGGGGCGATCCAGTACACGCTCTTCCACTGGGGCATCTCCTACTGGGTGCCGTACCTGATCGTCGCGCTGCCGATCGCCTACTACGCGTTCCGCAAGGACGCGCCGATGCGCGTCTCGACGCTCATCGCGCCGTTCGTCGGCGTCGACAACCTCGACGGCTTCTGGGCGAAGACGATCGACGTGCTCGCGGTGTTCGCCACCATCGGCGGCATCGCGACGACGCTGGGGTTCGTCGGCCGACAGTTCCTCACCGGCCTGGAGTACACCGCGGGCGTCTCCCTCGGCGACGCGGGGACGGTGCTCGTGATCACCGGCCTGACCGTCGCCTTCACCGCCTCGGTGGCCCTCGGCGTGAAGAAGGGCATCGCGCGCATCTCGCTGTTCAATATGGCCGTCTTCGCCGGCCTGGCCGTCGTGACGTTCCTCCTGGGGCCGACGAACTACATTATGAACACGGGGCTCCAGGCCGTCGGGGGCTACTTCGGGGAGTTCCTCACGATGAGCCTCTACACCAACGCCACGGGGACCGGCGAGTGGGTCGGTAACTGGACGGTCTTCTACTGGGCGTGGGTGTTCTCGTGGGCGCCCTTCGGCGGCCTGTTCGTCGCCCGCATCTCGAAGGGCCGGACCATCCGACAGGTCGTCGCGACGGCGCTGATCGGCGCGACGGCCTCGACGATCCCGTGGTTCCTCACGATGGGTGGCAGCGCCATCTTCTTCGAGCGGAACGACATCGCGCCGATGCTGGAGATGGTCGACCAGTACGGCGTCTCCGTCTCGGGGTTCCCGCTGTTCGGGGCGCTCCCGTTCGGCGAGGGCCTGGCGGCGGTGTTCATGCTCCTGGTCGTGACGTTCTTCGTGACGTCGGCGGACTCCTCGACGCTGGCGCTCGGGATGCTCACCACCGGCGGCAAACAGCACCCCTCGACGATCAACCGGATCATCTGGGGTGGGCTGATGGGCGGCCTCGCGTCGCTGCTCATCGTCGGCGGCGGCATCGACGCCCTCCGCTCGTCCGCCATCATCACCGGCTTCCCCTTCGCGCTCATCTCGGTCGTCGCCATCGGAGGGATGGCCTGGGAGTTCCAGACCGTCTCGCCGCTGCTCTCGTCGGATCCGGACTCGGCGACCGGGGAGTCGAACGATCCCGCGCGGGTGTCGGCGACGACCACCGACGACGACTGA
- a CDS encoding DUF7545 family protein encodes MVDTETYTIEAPNGDTEEIELPAGLADVFTEQGESTTAVVGDLLVQSFAQQAHAVVHHSQGETPADLEALNGKMEELFEKRFGVSLDEAMGHSH; translated from the coding sequence ATGGTCGACACCGAGACCTACACCATCGAAGCACCGAACGGCGACACTGAGGAGATCGAACTGCCGGCGGGGCTCGCCGACGTCTTCACAGAGCAGGGCGAGTCGACGACGGCCGTCGTCGGAGACCTCCTCGTGCAGTCGTTCGCCCAGCAGGCCCACGCCGTGGTCCACCACAGCCAGGGCGAGACGCCCGCCGACCTGGAGGCGCTCAACGGGAAGATGGAAGAGCTCTTCGAGAAGCGCTTCGGCGTCTCGCTCGACGAGGCGATGGGCCACAGTCACTGA
- a CDS encoding ZIP family metal transporter, translated as MVELGAFAFVFVAGFVTALATGLGAVPFFFVSEVSDRWNVALWGIASGIMVSASVFGLVLEALGAYVSVSLSGLAVDPIPDRVLFLLGAGLLAGVALVYVAHDVIEAAEVDPRQYEEADFKKLVLILGVLTVHSFPEGVAVGVSFADLGLAGGTHLFGFVVPLLAIFMTIAISIHNVPEGLAISIPLRSMGVADWKLVWWSVFSSLPQPIGAVLAFYFVRVAREFLPAGFGFAAGAMIYLVLTEFIPEALEAGAGLPGGGRRELSAGVAAGVLAMIPLLFV; from the coding sequence ATGGTCGAGTTGGGCGCGTTCGCGTTCGTCTTCGTCGCGGGCTTCGTCACGGCCCTCGCCACGGGTCTGGGCGCGGTCCCCTTCTTCTTCGTCTCGGAGGTGAGCGACCGCTGGAACGTCGCCCTGTGGGGGATCGCCTCGGGGATTATGGTCTCGGCGTCGGTGTTCGGCCTCGTGCTGGAGGCCCTGGGCGCGTACGTCAGCGTGTCGCTGTCGGGCCTCGCCGTCGACCCGATTCCCGACCGCGTGCTGTTCCTCCTGGGGGCCGGTCTCCTCGCCGGCGTCGCGCTGGTCTACGTCGCCCACGACGTCATCGAGGCCGCGGAGGTCGACCCGCGGCAGTATGAGGAGGCCGACTTCAAGAAGCTGGTGCTCATCCTCGGCGTCCTGACGGTCCACTCGTTCCCCGAGGGCGTCGCCGTCGGCGTCTCCTTCGCCGACCTGGGGCTGGCGGGCGGGACTCATCTCTTCGGCTTCGTCGTCCCGCTGCTTGCGATCTTCATGACGATCGCCATCTCGATCCACAACGTTCCCGAGGGCCTCGCCATCTCGATTCCGCTCCGCTCGATGGGCGTCGCCGACTGGAAGCTCGTCTGGTGGTCCGTGTTCTCCAGCCTGCCGCAGCCCATCGGCGCGGTGCTCGCGTTCTACTTCGTCCGCGTCGCCCGGGAGTTCCTGCCGGCGGGCTTCGGCTTCGCCGCGGGCGCGATGATCTACCTCGTGCTCACGGAGTTCATTCCGGAGGCGCTCGAAGCCGGCGCCGGACTGCCGGGCGGCGGTCGGCGCGAACTGTCCGCGGGCGTCGCCGCGGGCGTGCTCGCGATGATTCCACTGTTGTTCGTCTGA
- a CDS encoding MazG nucleotide pyrophosphohydrolase domain-containing protein, whose translation MDDAQRRVADFLAAADLHAHPAYRLLDLTAEVGELAADATASSDYGADPESLSVNRDELGDALFALLALADELDVDAEAALDESLAKYEARIDETGAPGSGSGDESGSESDPGA comes from the coding sequence ATGGACGACGCTCAGCGACGCGTCGCCGACTTCCTCGCGGCGGCGGACCTCCACGCGCACCCGGCGTACCGACTGCTCGATCTGACCGCCGAGGTCGGCGAACTGGCCGCCGACGCGACAGCTTCGAGCGACTACGGCGCCGATCCCGAGTCGCTGTCGGTGAACCGCGACGAACTCGGGGACGCGCTCTTCGCCCTGCTGGCGCTCGCGGACGAACTCGACGTCGACGCCGAGGCCGCCCTGGACGAGTCGCTGGCGAAGTACGAGGCGCGGATCGACGAGACGGGAGCGCCCGGCTCCGGATCGGGAGACGAGTCCGGCTCGGAGTCGGATCCCGGCGCGTGA
- a CDS encoding YbaK/EbsC family protein, whose translation MHDRAVAFRERVRDRHGLDVEVETFPEGTKTAEDAAAAVGCDVGQIASSLVFDADGDLVVVVTSGANRVDESRLASRLGASAASMADPETIREVVGWSIGGVPPLCHDADLPVYLDESLLAYDTVWAAAGAPTAVFPIAPSDLEALAGATVVEV comes from the coding sequence ATGCACGACCGCGCAGTCGCCTTCCGCGAGCGGGTCCGCGACCGCCACGGGCTCGACGTCGAGGTCGAGACCTTCCCCGAGGGGACGAAGACCGCCGAAGACGCCGCTGCCGCAGTCGGGTGCGACGTCGGCCAGATCGCCAGTAGCCTGGTGTTCGACGCCGACGGCGACCTCGTCGTCGTGGTGACGAGCGGCGCCAACCGCGTTGACGAATCGAGGCTCGCTTCCAGGCTCGGCGCGTCGGCGGCGTCGATGGCCGACCCCGAGACGATCCGGGAGGTCGTCGGCTGGTCGATCGGCGGCGTCCCGCCGCTGTGTCACGACGCGGACCTCCCCGTCTACCTCGACGAGTCCCTCCTCGCCTACGACACGGTCTGGGCGGCCGCGGGCGCGCCGACGGCCGTCTTCCCGATCGCGCCGTCCGATCTGGAGGCGCTCGCCGGGGCGACGGTCGTCGAGGTCTGA
- a CDS encoding two-component system sensor histidine kinase NtrB codes for MARGEGDIDLEVVSRNQMEPTIAIDADGTIAFANQRFCDIGEFSESEVVGDDYARFGEIIESGFEELRAAVEAVLAGDAEEERVELSMHHPEGAPVPRRLPSEARVTPVYDDGARIGAIVSLRRIGKRKAYERQLERQNDRLEEFAGVVAHDLRNPLNIVEGNLEIAREDCDSPHLDAIGDAVDRMWTIVEETLELAKQGRHVGETEPVILSELVGQCWTIVDTHEAALETEGDATILADPDRLRSLFENLFRNAIDHGTDADRADLTVRVGVLDDGFYLEDDGPGIPADKREKVFDLGFSTAADGTGYGLAIVRWIAEAHGWDVQAVESEVGSGARFEFKGVEFAP; via the coding sequence ATGGCCCGTGGCGAGGGGGACATCGACCTCGAAGTCGTCTCCCGCAATCAGATGGAGCCGACGATCGCCATCGACGCCGACGGGACTATCGCGTTCGCCAATCAGCGCTTCTGCGACATCGGCGAGTTCAGCGAATCGGAAGTCGTGGGCGACGACTACGCGCGGTTCGGCGAGATCATCGAATCCGGATTCGAGGAGCTCCGGGCGGCCGTCGAGGCGGTCCTCGCCGGCGACGCCGAGGAAGAGCGCGTCGAGCTGTCGATGCACCACCCCGAGGGCGCGCCCGTGCCGCGCCGGCTCCCCTCCGAGGCCCGCGTGACGCCGGTCTACGACGACGGGGCCCGGATCGGCGCGATCGTCTCCCTCCGCCGCATCGGCAAGCGGAAGGCGTACGAACGACAATTAGAGCGGCAGAACGACCGCTTGGAGGAGTTCGCGGGCGTCGTCGCCCACGACCTCCGGAACCCCTTGAACATCGTCGAGGGAAACCTCGAAATCGCGCGCGAGGACTGCGACTCGCCGCACCTCGATGCGATCGGAGACGCCGTCGACCGGATGTGGACCATCGTCGAGGAGACCCTCGAACTCGCAAAGCAGGGCCGCCACGTCGGCGAGACGGAGCCGGTGATCCTCTCGGAGCTCGTCGGCCAGTGCTGGACGATCGTTGACACACACGAGGCGGCCTTGGAGACCGAGGGCGACGCCACGATACTGGCCGACCCGGACCGGCTCCGCAGCCTCTTCGAGAACCTCTTTCGCAACGCCATCGACCACGGGACCGACGCCGACAGGGCCGACCTGACCGTCCGCGTGGGCGTCCTTGACGACGGCTTCTACCTCGAAGACGACGGGCCGGGGATCCCGGCCGACAAGCGCGAGAAGGTGTTCGACCTCGGCTTCTCGACGGCCGCCGACGGCACCGGCTACGGGCTGGCGATCGTGCGCTGGATCGCCGAGGCCCACGGGTGGGACGTCCAGGCGGTCGAGAGCGAGGTCGGATCGGGCGCCCGGTTCGAGTTCAAAGGCGTCGAGTTCGCGCCCTGA
- a CDS encoding acetate--CoA ligase family protein yields the protein MGELSELFAPERIAVVGATDRDGSVGRAIMENLLDSFVGEVVPVNPKRESVFDRPARDGVGETDADLAVIVVPPDVAVESVREAGEAGIGNVVVITAGFGETGSEGAARERELKDVAEAYDLNLVGPNSLGIMSTPVGMNATFGPEDAAAGRMSFMSQSGAFITAVLDWANEQGIGFKDVVSLGNKAVLDESDFVDAWGTDPDTDVIIGYLEGIDDGQRFIRSAREVTQDTPIVLVKSGRTDAGAQAASSHTGTIAGSDEAYEAGLEQAGVIRAETVQELFDAARVLESQPVPERDGVAVITNAGGPGVMTTDAIGDSRLSMASFTDETLEAFREALPAGGNVYNPVDVVGDADNERFRDAVDVALGDENVGSVIVLACPTAVLDYEQLARDTVALQEEHEKPVAACFMGGARVEAAEAPLAEAGIPNYFDPARAVDGLDALSRFRDISEREYDEPTAFDVDRERAREILSSVEDRADTRLGVEAMDLLDAYGIETPEGDIVDAPADALEVAEGIDGDVVMKIVSPDILHKSDIGGVKVGVPHEEVYDAYEDLVSRARNYQPDATIIGVQVQEMVDLDDGVETIVGMNRDPQFGPLLLFGLGGIFVETLEDTTFRVAPVSEAEAETMTEEIDAAPLLRGARGRDPVDVAGVAETIQRLSQLVTDFPAILELDINPLVATPDVVKAVDVRLTVDPEEL from the coding sequence ATGGGAGAGTTATCCGAGTTGTTCGCGCCCGAGCGCATCGCCGTGGTCGGCGCGACGGACCGCGACGGCTCCGTCGGACGGGCGATTATGGAGAATCTCCTCGATTCGTTCGTCGGCGAGGTCGTCCCCGTGAACCCCAAGCGCGAGTCGGTCTTCGACCGGCCCGCGCGCGACGGCGTGGGCGAGACCGACGCCGATCTCGCCGTGATCGTGGTCCCGCCCGACGTCGCCGTCGAGTCGGTCCGCGAGGCCGGCGAGGCGGGGATCGGGAACGTCGTCGTCATCACCGCCGGCTTCGGCGAGACCGGCAGCGAGGGCGCGGCGCGCGAACGCGAACTGAAAGACGTCGCTGAGGCCTACGACCTGAATCTGGTCGGCCCCAACAGCCTCGGGATTATGTCGACGCCGGTCGGGATGAACGCCACGTTCGGCCCCGAGGACGCCGCCGCGGGCCGGATGTCGTTTATGAGCCAGTCGGGGGCGTTCATCACCGCGGTGCTGGACTGGGCGAACGAACAGGGCATCGGCTTCAAAGACGTCGTCTCGCTTGGCAACAAGGCCGTCCTCGACGAGTCGGACTTCGTGGACGCGTGGGGCACAGACCCCGACACCGACGTCATCATCGGCTACCTCGAAGGCATCGACGACGGCCAGCGGTTCATCCGCTCGGCCCGCGAGGTGACCCAGGACACCCCGATCGTGCTCGTGAAGTCCGGCCGGACCGACGCCGGCGCCCAGGCGGCCTCCAGTCACACCGGGACCATCGCGGGCTCCGACGAGGCCTACGAGGCGGGCCTCGAACAGGCGGGCGTCATCCGCGCCGAGACGGTCCAGGAGCTGTTCGACGCCGCGCGCGTCCTGGAGAGCCAGCCCGTCCCCGAGCGCGACGGCGTCGCCGTGATCACGAACGCGGGCGGCCCGGGCGTGATGACGACAGACGCCATCGGCGACTCGCGGCTCTCGATGGCCTCCTTCACCGACGAGACCTTGGAGGCCTTCCGCGAGGCGCTCCCCGCCGGCGGCAACGTCTACAACCCCGTCGACGTCGTCGGCGACGCCGACAACGAGCGCTTCCGCGACGCCGTCGACGTCGCGCTCGGCGACGAGAACGTCGGGAGCGTGATCGTCCTCGCGTGTCCGACGGCCGTCCTCGACTACGAGCAGTTGGCCCGCGACACGGTCGCGCTCCAAGAAGAACACGAAAAGCCCGTCGCGGCCTGCTTTATGGGCGGCGCGCGGGTCGAGGCGGCCGAGGCGCCGCTCGCGGAGGCCGGGATCCCGAACTACTTCGATCCCGCCCGCGCGGTCGACGGTCTCGATGCGCTCTCGCGCTTCCGCGACATCTCCGAGCGGGAGTACGACGAGCCGACGGCCTTCGACGTCGACCGCGAGCGCGCCCGCGAGATCCTCTCCTCCGTGGAGGACCGCGCCGACACCCGCCTCGGCGTCGAAGCGATGGACCTGCTCGACGCCTACGGTATCGAAACACCCGAAGGCGACATCGTCGACGCCCCCGCCGACGCGCTGGAGGTCGCCGAGGGGATCGACGGCGACGTCGTGATGAAGATCGTCAGCCCGGACATCCTCCACAAGTCCGACATCGGCGGCGTCAAGGTCGGCGTCCCCCACGAGGAAGTCTACGACGCCTACGAGGACCTGGTCTCGCGCGCGCGGAACTACCAGCCCGACGCGACGATCATCGGCGTTCAGGTCCAGGAGATGGTCGACCTCGACGACGGCGTCGAGACGATCGTCGGGATGAACCGCGACCCGCAGTTCGGCCCGCTCCTGCTCTTCGGCCTCGGCGGCATCTTCGTCGAGACGCTCGAAGACACGACCTTCCGCGTCGCGCCCGTCTCCGAGGCCGAGGCCGAGACGATGACCGAAGAGATCGACGCCGCGCCGCTCCTCCGGGGTGCGCGCGGCCGCGACCCCGTCGACGTCGCGGGCGTCGCCGAGACGATCCAGCGGCTCTCACAGCTCGTCACCGACTTCCCCGCGATCTTGGAACTGGACATCAACCCCCTCGTCGCCACCCCCGACGTCGTGAAGGCCGTCGACGTGCGGCTCACCGTCGACCCCGAGGAGCTCTGA
- a CDS encoding phosphotransacetylase family protein, giving the protein MHEHTLLVTSTAESTGKTAITLALGRLAQAREKRVGYMKPKGTRLQSNVGKTLDEDPMLARELLGLDSEMHQMEPIVYSPTFIDGAIRGQEDPDELGAIVAERFAELAADTDLMLVEGGGSWTTGGIVDLTDPEVADRLDAEVLLVAEYEQAGDLDDVLAAADAFGDRLAGVLFNRVADAAFDELEQEGVPFLEGRGIPVVGVVSRERELAGVTVDALAAELGADDLVSGDRDAYVERFLVGAMGGDAALRYFRRTKNAAVITGGDRSEIVTAALEAPGVNAIILTGGHRPTPAVLGKAEEKGVPVMLVTGDTLSVVDRAEAVVNTGRARDAETIDRMSELLNDHADVESLIGGTGDEPDTEGDAGDDAGA; this is encoded by the coding sequence ATGCACGAACACACCCTACTCGTCACCTCGACCGCAGAAAGCACCGGCAAGACCGCAATCACCCTCGCGCTCGGCCGCCTGGCACAGGCGCGCGAGAAGCGCGTCGGCTATATGAAGCCGAAGGGGACCCGGCTCCAGTCGAACGTCGGCAAGACCCTCGACGAGGACCCGATGCTCGCGCGGGAGCTCCTGGGACTCGATAGCGAGATGCACCAGATGGAGCCGATCGTCTACTCGCCGACGTTCATCGACGGCGCGATCCGGGGACAGGAAGACCCCGACGAACTCGGCGCCATCGTCGCAGAGCGCTTCGCGGAGCTGGCCGCCGACACCGACCTGATGCTCGTCGAGGGCGGCGGAAGCTGGACCACGGGCGGCATCGTCGACCTGACCGACCCCGAGGTCGCCGACCGGCTCGACGCCGAGGTCCTGCTCGTCGCGGAGTACGAGCAGGCCGGCGACCTCGACGACGTCCTCGCGGCCGCGGACGCCTTCGGCGACCGACTCGCGGGCGTGCTGTTCAACCGCGTGGCCGACGCCGCCTTCGACGAACTCGAACAGGAGGGCGTCCCGTTCCTCGAAGGCCGGGGCATCCCCGTCGTCGGCGTCGTCTCCCGCGAGCGGGAACTGGCGGGCGTGACCGTCGACGCGCTGGCGGCGGAACTCGGCGCCGACGACCTCGTCTCCGGCGACCGCGACGCCTACGTCGAGCGGTTCCTCGTGGGCGCGATGGGCGGCGACGCCGCGCTGCGGTACTTCCGCCGGACGAAGAACGCCGCGGTCATCACCGGCGGCGACCGCTCGGAGATCGTCACCGCCGCGCTCGAAGCCCCGGGCGTCAACGCGATCATCCTCACCGGCGGCCACCGCCCGACGCCCGCCGTGCTCGGCAAGGCCGAGGAGAAGGGCGTGCCCGTGATGCTCGTCACCGGCGACACGCTTTCGGTCGTGGACCGCGCGGAGGCAGTCGTCAACACCGGCCGCGCCCGCGACGCCGAGACGATCGATCGGATGAGCGAACTCCTCAACGACCACGCGGACGTCGAGTCGCTCATCGGCGGAACCGGGGACGAACCCGACACGGAGGGCGACGCTGGAGACGACGCGGGCGCGTAG
- a CDS encoding DUF7543 family protein, which produces MDWSRTREEAGFVEWTRTDGYVTIRRRRRPDGDWVVRLDRLYQAPEGSAYRRERVDDEERAEALVETWKAEAEPDADAGSRD; this is translated from the coding sequence ATGGACTGGTCGCGCACGCGCGAGGAGGCGGGGTTCGTCGAGTGGACGCGCACGGACGGGTACGTGACGATCCGGCGGCGACGTCGCCCCGACGGTGACTGGGTGGTCCGGCTCGATCGGCTCTATCAGGCCCCGGAAGGAAGCGCCTACCGCCGGGAACGCGTCGACGACGAGGAAAGAGCCGAAGCGCTCGTCGAGACGTGGAAAGCGGAAGCCGAGCCCGACGCGGATGCCGGCTCGCGGGACTGA
- a CDS encoding CBS domain-containing protein encodes MSGRPQVKEYMTREVQTVSPSDTVADVARRIKETEGHNGFPVSEGRKVEGFVTARDLLLVGDEDPIFTVMTEDIIVADPEMDMIDAARVMLRSGIQKLPVVDDADNLVGIISNTDVVRSQIERATPEKVGKLMRTLEQIHEITVHQESRTVRLDDLTPTQARVYADELEGRQYELERGLAEPLVVIDNGGDLLLADGHHRVMAAYQLGIEEMDASVIVLDEKVELGMQRTADKEGLSSISDIEIADYGRHPLIETTQRLQE; translated from the coding sequence ATGAGCGGGAGACCGCAGGTAAAGGAGTACATGACGCGCGAGGTACAGACGGTCTCGCCGTCGGACACCGTCGCCGACGTCGCCCGTCGGATCAAGGAGACGGAGGGGCACAACGGGTTTCCCGTCTCGGAGGGGCGGAAAGTCGAGGGCTTTGTCACCGCCAGGGACCTGCTCTTGGTCGGCGACGAGGACCCCATCTTCACGGTGATGACAGAGGACATCATCGTCGCCGACCCGGAGATGGATATGATCGACGCCGCGCGCGTGATGTTGCGCTCTGGGATCCAGAAGCTGCCCGTCGTCGACGACGCCGACAACCTCGTCGGGATCATCTCGAACACGGACGTCGTCCGCTCGCAGATCGAGCGCGCCACCCCCGAGAAGGTCGGCAAGCTGATGCGGACCCTCGAACAGATCCACGAGATCACGGTCCACCAGGAGTCGCGGACGGTCAGGCTCGACGACCTCACGCCGACGCAGGCCCGCGTCTACGCCGACGAACTCGAAGGCCGCCAGTACGAGCTCGAACGCGGGCTCGCGGAGCCGCTCGTCGTCATCGACAATGGCGGCGACCTGCTGCTGGCCGACGGACACCACCGGGTGATGGCCGCCTACCAACTGGGGATCGAGGAGATGGACGCCTCGGTCATCGTCCTCGACGAGAAGGTCGAACTCGGGATGCAACGCACCGCCGACAAGGAGGGCCTCTCGTCGATCAGCGACATCGAGATCGCCGACTACGGCAGACATCCGCTGATCGAGACCACCCAGCGCCTCCAGGAGTAG